DNA from Streptomyces sp. Edi2:
AGGCGGTGGTGCCCCGGCATGTCGCAGTCTCGCGCTGGATCGCGCGCGCTTCCTACCCAGCGGGCGCCGTCGGCGTGACTCTCCTCACCATCCTGTTCTTCACCGTGGTGGACCGCCCCAGGCAGAGCGATGACTTCCTCAGCGACCATGCCGGGGAATGGGGCGCCGCGGTATACATGACCGTTTTCTATTTCTTCCCGCTGGTCACTACTGCCGTCTGCGGATTTCAGTGGTCACGCGCATCGCGGCAAGCGGAGACGACGAGCATGCGCATCGGTCTCCGTTTGATGGGAATCTCGATGTGGATGGGACTCGTCCACACCATCGCCCGAATCTTCATTGTGTGGGCGGCCGTGCTGTTCCCGCTGAGCCAGTCCTTGATGGAGAAGCTCGTCGACCTCACGGCAATGTGGATGAATTTGCTGTTCCTGATCGTGGCGGCAGGAGCGAGTATCCCCACAACCAGCGCGGCCGCTGCTCGCTGGAAAACCATGAAAACCCTCTACCTGCTGCACCCGCTCTGGTTCGACCTGGTGAAGACCTTCCCCGGAACGAGCCTCTACCCGCCGGGGTCACGCCTGGGGGAGCTGATCCACCTGCGTGTCCCCAGCGACGTACGCCTGGACCGATGGACCCAGGACATCGCCGATGCCTGCGAAAAGCTCCGGTACTACGCTCCGGAAGCACTGCTGTGGGCTGCGGAGGACGCGACCGAGTCGCACGAGGACCCCGAGCCGGCCGCCGAGGCGTACTGGATCGCGGCCGCGATCCGGGCCGTCTCCTCCTCAAAGGCCGGCCAGTACGCAACAGGGCAGCTGCAGGAGAAACCTTTCGTCGACACGAATAGCGAAGCAGCCTGGCTCAAACGGGTGAGCAAAATATACGCCCACATAGCCCCGGCCGATGCTCAAAGAATTCTCCAGCAGTCCGCAGAACTGAAGACATGAGCGGTCCGCGGTAAGCCATAAATCCACATCACACTGCGGTTTCCAATTCGGCAGCCGCATCCAGACACCACACACACGGAGACGGGAGGAATACATAATGCGAAAGCGCCCGAGATACCCAGTCGAGCCATCAAGCGCGGACGGGGCTACCCGCGTCCTCAAAATGACGGCTGGTACCTTGGGCCAGACTGTGGGTGGCGTCGATCCCGCCCCGTAGGTACCGCCGACCCTGGCATGCGAAGCGCAGGCGCTGTCGCCGCCACGCGTAAGCCGGGCCGGACGCTGTCCAGTACGGACGGCGCCCAAATTCTCAGTAATGGAGTTCCTGCATGTCTCACCGCACCGGCCTCGTCCTCGACTTCGGAGGCGTGCTCACCACCCCGCTGCTGCCTGTGGTGCTCGCCTTCGAGCAGCGCGAAGGGCTCCCCAAGGGTGCCTGCATCAACGCCCTCTACCAGGACGGCGAGGGCGTCCGGATCACCAGCGATCTCGAGCGCGGAGCGGTCAGCCAGACCGAGTGGAACGAGTTCGCGGGCAAGAAGCTGGGTGTCTCTCCCGACAACCTGATGGGCAGGATCTTCGGTGGCCTGCGTCCTGAGCCGCTGCTGATCAACGCGGCCGCCGCGGCGAGGCGCGCCGGGATCAAGGTGGGCATCCTGTCCAACTCCGTGGGGCTCGCCCCCTGGGATCTGTACGACGGATACGAGTTGGAGAAGCTCTACGACGCCGTGGTGATCTCCGAGCACTACCAGATGCGCAAGCCCGACCCGGAGCTCTTCGAGATCGCGCTCAAGCTCATGGACATGCCCGCCGACCAGTGCGTCTTCGTCGACGACACCGAGGCGTACGTCCAGGCGGCGGAGCAGCTCGGCTTCGCAGGGGTGCACAACAAGGACCCCCAGCAGACGGTTACCGATCTCTCGAACCTGCTCGGCGTGGACCTCGCCGCAGCCGCGTAGCCGTACGGTGCGCCAGGGCCTCAGTGCCTGGCCGCCCGCCCAGCTCCCCGGCCCTATGTCTCCCCGCGAGGAGGCATAGGGCCGGGGGTCTGTGTTTCGGGGCCGCATCCGAGGGGCCGACGACCGGATCGGACGTCTGGTGCAGGCCGGCGCCCGGATGAACAGCTCGCCCTTCTGGTCCGCCCTCTGCCCACCGCCCTGCTGAAGGGCGCCAATATGTGTTCCTGGAGCGGCGGGTCCTGCCTTCACAGCGCGTGGCGCGACGACTCCGCCGATGTCCTGTGGCCCTGCCCGCTGCGCACGACCTCCTGCTTGGCGCCGACGGCCAGCTTCAGGACCCGTCTTCCACGTTCGGCAACTTGCCCTTCAGCTCGCCGACGATCTCGTTGATCTTGGTCATCGTTTCGGCTGACAGGCCCGTGTGGTTGCCGCGGGCGGCAAGGCCGAGGATCTGACCTTCCTGGATCGACCGGAAGAAGCGGACGGCTGCGAGGAACTCGCGGACCGTGGGGCTCAACTCCTCGTCGTCCCGGAAGAGGGCGGCATCGACCTGGAGAGCGTGAGCCAGGCCGGCACGCACCGAATCCGAGACGTCCGTCGTGGCACCCTCGCGGAGCGCGGCGATGTCTTCGGCTGTGGTGCTTCCCATGCGGCCTTGCGCGCGTACGTGCTCGTTGACGGCCTGCGCGATCTGTTCGTCGGACGGAGCCGTCTGGCCCTCGTACCCGTACTGCAGGAGGTAGTTGATCTTCTCCGCGACTGTGCGGGGCAGGGACGGCTGCTCGTTCGATGGTGCAGACGGTCGTGCAGTGCGAAGGCCGAACGAGACGTCCTGTGCGGCCAGCAGTTCTTCCCTGGTCACCCCGTACGCGTCCGCGAGCGGGCCCACGTAAGCGTCCTGGAGCCGGCGTCTGCCGGATTCCGCGTTGCTGATGGGGACGCGGCTGGTCCCAAGGACCGCTGCGGCCTGGGCCACGCTGAGGCTGGCGTCGCAGCGCAGGAGCTGCAGGTCCGCAGGGCCGTCATGAGGGAAGAGCTCATCGAGAGGCTGACCGAGCGCCTTGGCGATACCCGGGTACTTCTCACCCTTGGGAATCTCGTCGCCGCTCTCCCACCGGGCGACGGTCGGGCCGCTGACACCCACGCCCTCGTTCGCACCCAGCTGCTTCTGGCTGAGCTCTTTACGCCGTCTGACAGCGCGCACCTTGCTGCCATCGAACTGACGGGGCACATGAACTCCTGGCGGGGTGGTGGTCTAGACGACTTCGGCGACGATCACTGCACCATAACGGCAGCCGGCTGACAGCAACCGGCTTGATCGATACACGAATCTACCGTACGTTTCTGTATCGCACCTGGTGAGTGGGGCATCGCGTCACAGGTTGATCTTATGCCCTGTTTATTCACCACTGAACTACCCGTCCTGCGAGGGACGGGTCCACCGGACCCGGTCACGAAGTGGCCTAGGAACCGTTAATGGCCGGGTCCGGTTGGTAGTCCCCGAACGGAGATCTGGATGAGTGTCGCATCAACACGCCCCCGCTCGCATGCCCGCTTCCGAATTCAGCGTCATGTCGTGTATGGCACGGCGGTTGCGCTGGGCACGGGCATTCTGCTCGCGCCACACGCGGTCGCGGCGGACAAGTGGGGACCTGGGTACCTGATTCCGGATAGTGCCGGTAAGCCGGACACCTCCCACATCGGCGGCTACACCGTCGCCGGCGTCGACGGCCTCGCCTACTGCGCGGATCCCGAGCTCGCTGGCCCCGACGCGGCCGGCGGATACGGGCCCGCCAAGCCCGTCACCGCCTGGACCTCCAAGGCCACCGGCAAGAGCGCCTCCGCCGAGGACCTCGCCCGCGCCGCCTACGTGCTCGGCAAGTACGGGCAGACCAAGAACGACGAGCAGGCCGCCGCGGTCGACGCCGTCGTCTACACCTACCTCGAGGCCGGCACGACGTACGCGCTGCCCGACGGCAAGCGCGCCCTGGAGCGCCTCGGCTACTCCAACGTCTCGCAGTCGGCGAAGAAGTGGGCCACCGGTTACCTCAACGAGGCCGCGATGTTCGCCGGCCCGTACAAGGTCAACGTCAAGCCGATCGACGGCCCGCTCAAGCCCGGGGTGAAGACGTCCGTCACCCTCGACGTCACCTCCGCCTCCGGTCACAAGGTGCCCGGCATCAAGCTCGACCTCGACGTCTCCGGCGCGGCCGCGGGAGCGGCGAGCATCACGACCAACGCCGACGGCACCGCCACCGCGACCATCACCCCGGCCAAGGACGGCACCGTCGATTTCAAGGCCCAGGCCAAGACGCTGCCCGCCACCCAGCTGCGCGCACTGACGCCGAACAACGCCAAGGCGCAGCGGCTGCTGCTCGCCGGCGGCGCCTCCAGCGCCGAGGCCGAGGTGCACCTGAAGACCGACAGCCCCAAGGGCGCCCTGGTCGTCACCAAGACCGCGGCCGACACCAAGAAGGCCCTCGCGGGCGTCGAGTTCGCCGTCAAGGACAGCACGGGCAAGACCGTTGCCACCGGCAAGACCGACGCCAAGGGGACCTGGCAGGCCAAGGACCTCGCACCCGGCACCTACACCGTGCACGAGGTCAAGGCCGTCGAGGGCTACCAGCTCGCCGCCGACCAGAAGGCCACCGTCACCGACGGCAAGACGGCCGATGTCGCGGTTACGGACACCAAGATCCCCGAGCAGCCGAAGCCGAAGCCGCGCCCGGTCACCATCCCGGTCCTGCCGCAGACCGGCGCCTGACCGCCGCTGCGCCCCGCGTCCACCGCGGATCCGGCGGCGGTGGGGTGGTGACCAGCCCCCAGCTGAGCACCACCCCGCCGCCCGGCCCGCGCCGCTCTCACTCGCAGGAAACACTCATGCCCCGCACGAACAGCACCTCCGAGTCCGACGACGCCATCAACTCCCGCGAGTCCGGCCCCGCCCGTTTCGGCCGGCGCCGTCTCGTGCTCGCCGCGGCTGCGGCGGCCGCGGGTCTGGGCGTCGCCGCTCTGCTGTGGACGCAGACCGGCCAC
Protein-coding regions in this window:
- a CDS encoding HAD-IA family hydrolase, which produces MSHRTGLVLDFGGVLTTPLLPVVLAFEQREGLPKGACINALYQDGEGVRITSDLERGAVSQTEWNEFAGKKLGVSPDNLMGRIFGGLRPEPLLINAAAAARRAGIKVGILSNSVGLAPWDLYDGYELEKLYDAVVISEHYQMRKPDPELFEIALKLMDMPADQCVFVDDTEAYVQAAEQLGFAGVHNKDPQQTVTDLSNLLGVDLAAAA
- a CDS encoding MAB_1171c family putative transporter, encoding MLDSFRYLTAAVMTIIAVWRFPAVRYGDAHRRALWGGYAGFAVALWLYTPAVMLAVDRIPVVDLSALMRHFASTAAIIASLTYVATSYGKSSEAVVPRHVAVSRWIARASYPAGAVGVTLLTILFFTVVDRPRQSDDFLSDHAGEWGAAVYMTVFYFFPLVTTAVCGFQWSRASRQAETTSMRIGLRLMGISMWMGLVHTIARIFIVWAAVLFPLSQSLMEKLVDLTAMWMNLLFLIVAAGASIPTTSAAAARWKTMKTLYLLHPLWFDLVKTFPGTSLYPPGSRLGELIHLRVPSDVRLDRWTQDIADACEKLRYYAPEALLWAAEDATESHEDPEPAAEAYWIAAAIRAVSSSKAGQYATGQLQEKPFVDTNSEAAWLKRVSKIYAHIAPADAQRILQQSAELKT
- a CDS encoding SpaA isopeptide-forming pilin-related protein, with the protein product MYGTAVALGTGILLAPHAVAADKWGPGYLIPDSAGKPDTSHIGGYTVAGVDGLAYCADPELAGPDAAGGYGPAKPVTAWTSKATGKSASAEDLARAAYVLGKYGQTKNDEQAAAVDAVVYTYLEAGTTYALPDGKRALERLGYSNVSQSAKKWATGYLNEAAMFAGPYKVNVKPIDGPLKPGVKTSVTLDVTSASGHKVPGIKLDLDVSGAAAGAASITTNADGTATATITPAKDGTVDFKAQAKTLPATQLRALTPNNAKAQRLLLAGGASSAEAEVHLKTDSPKGALVVTKTAADTKKALAGVEFAVKDSTGKTVATGKTDAKGTWQAKDLAPGTYTVHEVKAVEGYQLAADQKATVTDGKTADVAVTDTKIPEQPKPKPRPVTIPVLPQTGA
- a CDS encoding helix-turn-helix transcriptional regulator; amino-acid sequence: MPRQFDGSKVRAVRRRKELSQKQLGANEGVGVSGPTVARWESGDEIPKGEKYPGIAKALGQPLDELFPHDGPADLQLLRCDASLSVAQAAAVLGTSRVPISNAESGRRRLQDAYVGPLADAYGVTREELLAAQDVSFGLRTARPSAPSNEQPSLPRTVAEKINYLLQYGYEGQTAPSDEQIAQAVNEHVRAQGRMGSTTAEDIAALREGATTDVSDSVRAGLAHALQVDAALFRDDEELSPTVREFLAAVRFFRSIQEGQILGLAARGNHTGLSAETMTKINEIVGELKGKLPNVEDGS